In Planktothrix serta PCC 8927, one genomic interval encodes:
- a CDS encoding aspartate/glutamate racemase family protein, producing the protein MKEPSKQRAIPGIIGGLGPLAHIELERRLIDLNQARGACCDQDHPVWFLINATDIPNRTQSIIGEAENCTPWLVKYGKILQTAGADFLVIPCNTSHGFYEQVQSQLEIPWIHLMESTTQFIQLHYPQYQNIGVLATTGTLKSQLYRKSLMGLGLTTIEPSLDSELQNQIMNAIYHPIWGIKATGIEVSAQALEILVDATNWLADQGAELVIAGCTELSVGFNYLKSLPLIWVDPMTIIAQITLDLAWGYCQIPIIYT; encoded by the coding sequence ATGAAAGAACCGAGCAAACAACGAGCAATTCCAGGGATTATTGGCGGGTTAGGCCCTCTTGCTCATATTGAATTGGAACGCCGCCTGATTGACTTAAACCAAGCCAGAGGTGCTTGTTGCGATCAAGATCATCCCGTATGGTTTTTAATTAATGCTACTGATATTCCGAATCGTACCCAAAGTATTATCGGAGAGGCGGAAAATTGTACTCCCTGGTTAGTTAAATATGGCAAAATTTTACAAACCGCCGGGGCTGATTTTTTAGTAATTCCTTGTAATACGTCCCATGGGTTTTATGAACAAGTTCAATCGCAATTAGAGATTCCTTGGATTCATTTGATGGAGTCTACAACACAATTTATTCAACTCCATTATCCTCAATATCAAAACATTGGAGTTTTAGCAACTACAGGAACACTCAAATCCCAACTTTATCGTAAAAGTTTAATGGGATTAGGACTAACGACAATTGAACCCTCCTTAGACTCAGAATTGCAAAACCAGATCATGAATGCTATTTATCACCCGATTTGGGGGATTAAAGCCACAGGAATTGAAGTCTCAGCACAAGCTTTAGAAATTTTAGTTGATGCGACTAATTGGTTAGCAGATCAGGGTGCAGAATTAGTGATTGCTGGATGTACAGAACTTTCTGTAGGTTTTAATTATTTAAAATCCTTACCTTTAATCTGGGTTGACCCGATGACTATTATTGCTCAAATTACGTTAGATTTAGCCTGGGGATATTGCCAAATTCCAATTATTTATACTTGA
- the pckA gene encoding phosphoenolpyruvate carboxykinase (ATP), with amino-acid sequence METTDAVNRNVYQDVSSSTLIHSRLADQQGAFPTNNTPPKYPERPLLLELPHYGLEELGLRNLGHVYRNLPIPTLVEHSIARAEGILAANGALCVKTGKYTGRSPHDKYIVDEPESRDEIHWSKMNVPIPEFNFDRLFRRVRSYVQGRDLYIFDGYVGADPQYQYGVRVITERASQSLFAQQLFIRPSAEQLKTHHADFTVIAVPGLHADPEDDGINSEAFIVLNLSKKMVIIGGSKYAGEIKKSVFSLMNYFMTKADVLPMHCAANMDADGHTALFFGLSGTGKTTLSADPQRYLIGDDEHGWSDHGVFNFEGGCYAKTIKLRREQEPQIWDAIRFGALMENVVLDHDTRFPDYDDGSLTENTRVAYPVDYIPNAVIPGIGRHPKTIIFLTADAFGVLPPIAKLTKEQAMYHFMSGYTSKVAGTERGIKDPEATFSAGFGKCFLPLAASVYGKLLGKRLEEHPETNVYLVNTGWSGGAYGVGQRVPIAYTRAMVSAAVNGTLDDVIFHPHPIFKVLVPETIPGVPSEILDPVKTWKNPQAYEKQAKQLAQLFVDNFKKFEGVPESVLEAQPNLD; translated from the coding sequence ATGGAAACTACCGACGCCGTGAATCGTAATGTCTATCAAGATGTGTCTTCCTCCACTTTAATTCATAGTCGATTAGCTGATCAGCAAGGTGCTTTTCCCACCAATAATACGCCCCCAAAATATCCAGAACGACCGCTTCTATTAGAATTACCTCATTATGGATTAGAAGAATTAGGACTCAGAAACCTCGGTCACGTTTATCGTAACTTACCGATTCCGACTTTAGTTGAACATTCCATTGCCCGTGCAGAAGGAATTCTCGCCGCCAATGGAGCATTATGTGTGAAAACCGGAAAATATACTGGACGTTCACCCCATGATAAATATATTGTGGATGAACCCGAAAGCCGGGATGAAATTCACTGGAGCAAAATGAATGTTCCTATCCCGGAATTTAATTTTGATCGATTATTTCGGCGGGTGCGGTCTTATGTTCAAGGACGGGATTTATATATTTTTGATGGTTATGTGGGTGCTGATCCTCAATATCAATATGGCGTTCGAGTGATTACAGAACGAGCTTCTCAAAGTTTATTTGCTCAACAACTATTTATTCGTCCTAGTGCTGAACAACTCAAAACCCATCACGCTGATTTTACCGTAATTGCGGTTCCAGGGTTACACGCAGATCCTGAAGATGATGGGATTAATAGTGAAGCCTTTATCGTTCTAAATTTATCCAAAAAAATGGTAATTATTGGGGGTTCTAAATACGCCGGAGAAATCAAAAAATCCGTATTTTCCCTGATGAATTACTTCATGACCAAAGCGGATGTTTTACCGATGCACTGTGCTGCAAATATGGATGCAGACGGACACACCGCCCTATTTTTTGGCTTATCAGGAACCGGAAAAACCACCCTCTCGGCTGACCCCCAACGCTATTTAATTGGAGATGATGAACATGGCTGGTCAGACCATGGGGTGTTTAATTTTGAAGGCGGTTGTTATGCCAAAACGATTAAACTGCGTCGGGAACAAGAGCCCCAAATTTGGGATGCGATTCGCTTTGGTGCGTTAATGGAAAATGTGGTTTTAGATCATGACACCCGTTTTCCTGATTATGATGATGGCAGTTTAACGGAAAATACCCGTGTTGCCTATCCGGTAGACTATATTCCTAATGCGGTGATTCCGGGTATTGGTCGTCATCCGAAGACGATAATTTTCTTAACAGCAGATGCCTTTGGTGTGTTACCTCCGATTGCCAAACTGACGAAAGAACAGGCGATGTATCACTTCATGTCGGGTTATACCAGCAAAGTCGCCGGAACAGAACGAGGAATTAAAGACCCAGAAGCCACGTTTTCGGCTGGATTTGGCAAATGTTTCTTACCCTTAGCCGCGTCGGTGTATGGGAAATTATTGGGTAAACGTTTAGAAGAACACCCCGAAACCAACGTCTATTTAGTTAATACAGGATGGTCGGGGGGAGCCTACGGAGTCGGACAACGAGTTCCGATCGCCTATACTCGTGCAATGGTGTCGGCGGCGGTGAATGGAACCTTAGATGACGTGATTTTCCATCCCCATCCGATTTTTAAAGTCTTAGTTCCCGAAACTATTCCAGGGGTTCCCTCGGAAATTTTAGATCCCGTGAAAACCTGGAAAAATCCTCAAGCTTATGAAAAACAAGCCAAACAATTAGCCCAGTTATTTGTAGACAACTTCAAGAAATTTGAAGGGGTTCCTGAAAGTGTTCTGGAGGCTCAACCAAATCTGGATTAA
- a CDS encoding dicarboxylate/amino acid:cation symporter, translating into MFKKYFNCRHLFKILGHPLALVPAIILGLYFGIFQKQISVFFTPFGNLYLALLKMCVLPILFSATTMSVGQLIKSQDTEKYIKRILLVFSVGLLACGIIGVIMAVITNPGGNLDESTLTALGVIVNSSELDLEVSLSSDTPKPKEESMLITFLFNLIPDNIFSALSEGNTLKVLFFSIIFGVALGSVKESSASFFVLLDTLYKGSKKLIDWLIIILPFGLFCLLSSQIAKTGFGIVLAMGNFVAVTIFTYILIYCLSTLVISKQAHTSFQNVCVGLQEPTLLALATRSSFSCLPSCISSLTTILKFDIHTVDLVIPLAITVCRFGSVTYFAICSVFIAQLYHTSLNLSSFFIIIIASIFAGMATAGTTGVLTLTLLDLVLKPLGLPLEAVLVLLIAIDPIIDPFRTLGIVHTAIASTAAIADHQSSVPQMQELAEF; encoded by the coding sequence ATGTTCAAAAAATATTTTAATTGTCGTCACTTATTTAAAATATTGGGTCATCCATTAGCCCTTGTTCCTGCAATTATATTAGGGCTTTACTTTGGGATATTTCAAAAACAAATTTCTGTTTTTTTTACACCCTTTGGGAATTTGTATTTAGCTTTATTAAAAATGTGTGTTTTGCCGATTTTATTTTCAGCAACGACCATGAGTGTTGGTCAGTTAATTAAAAGTCAAGACACGGAGAAATATATTAAACGGATTCTACTGGTTTTTTCGGTTGGCTTGTTAGCCTGTGGCATTATCGGCGTGATTATGGCTGTAATCACCAATCCCGGCGGAAATTTAGATGAATCAACATTGACGGCTTTAGGAGTAATTGTTAATTCATCAGAACTAGATTTAGAAGTTTCCTTGAGTAGTGATACTCCTAAACCGAAAGAAGAGTCTATGCTGATCACATTTTTATTTAACTTGATTCCTGATAATATATTTTCGGCTTTGAGCGAAGGTAATACCTTAAAGGTTTTATTTTTCTCAATTATTTTTGGGGTGGCTTTAGGGTCAGTCAAAGAATCTTCAGCGAGCTTTTTTGTTTTACTGGATACTCTTTATAAAGGTTCAAAAAAATTAATTGATTGGCTGATTATTATCTTACCTTTTGGCTTATTTTGCCTTCTTTCTAGTCAAATCGCTAAAACGGGATTCGGAATTGTTTTGGCTATGGGTAATTTTGTCGCTGTGACAATTTTCACCTATATCTTAATTTATTGCCTGAGTACCCTTGTAATTTCTAAACAAGCGCATACCTCTTTCCAAAATGTTTGTGTAGGCTTACAAGAACCGACCTTATTAGCCTTAGCAACTCGCAGCAGTTTTTCCTGTTTGCCTTCTTGTATTTCCTCCTTAACAACAATCCTAAAGTTTGATATTCATACGGTTGATTTAGTCATTCCCTTAGCAATTACAGTTTGTCGGTTTGGTTCTGTAACCTATTTTGCTATATGTTCTGTTTTTATTGCCCAATTGTACCATACATCGTTAAATTTATCTAGCTTTTTTATTATTATTATAGCCTCTATTTTTGCAGGAATGGCAACAGCAGGAACAACCGGAGTTTTAACCCTAACGTTATTAGATTTAGTCTTAAAACCATTAGGATTACCCTTAGAAGCTGTGTTAGTTCTGTTAATTGCCATTGATCCAATTATTGATCCCTTCCGCACGTTGGGTATTGTTCATACCGCGATCGCCTCAACCGCAGCAATTGCTGATCATCAATCTTCAGTTCCTCAAATGCAGGAATTAGCAGAATTTTAG
- a CDS encoding efflux RND transporter periplasmic adaptor subunit: MLTSPKEETAQRNGEVKHPVQFAEVPQRRWKPWIIALLATGLLTLPATFYFAKSRTQVNPDTITALTVPVEAKDLTVKITASGLVQPVRRVNLSPKTQGRLAQLYVEQGDIVQAGDIVARMESAEIEAQLIQAEARLDRSQANLEKLQTGTRPEEIDQAQARLNQVKANLAQLRAGTRPEEIAQGQARLREAQARLKDAESGSLNDEIAQAQARIDANKAELILASERVQRYQDLKGEGAISQDKLDEYLRDERRLQAVQNETEKRLEQLQQSRRSQIQQLRANVEQERQALNQLENGPRSEEIDRSEAELAESESKLNQLLNGTRSEEIAAAKAEVDEAKGQVKFYQVQLEDTKVRAPFSGIITQRYAVEGAFVTPATSASDATSATSTSIVALAKDLEVLAKIPEADIAQIKPNQPVEIIADSYPDQVFKGRVNIIAPEAVKERDVTLFQARIIIETGKDQLQSGMNVDLRFIGEKLKQALVVPTVAIVTNKGQAGVLLPDENNKPEFHPVTVGSQIGNQIQVLKGLQTGDRVFIELPKGQKLEDIFKGKINK, from the coding sequence ATGTTAACTAGCCCAAAAGAGGAAACTGCACAACGTAATGGTGAGGTTAAACATCCCGTTCAGTTTGCTGAAGTGCCCCAACGGCGATGGAAACCCTGGATTATCGCACTCTTGGCTACAGGATTGTTGACCCTTCCAGCCACGTTTTATTTCGCCAAGAGTCGCACTCAAGTCAATCCAGATACCATCACCGCCCTCACGGTTCCTGTGGAAGCCAAGGATTTAACGGTTAAAATCACCGCCAGTGGCTTAGTTCAACCTGTCCGTCGGGTCAACCTCAGTCCCAAAACCCAAGGACGGTTAGCGCAATTATATGTGGAACAGGGGGATATTGTCCAAGCCGGAGATATTGTGGCGCGGATGGAAAGTGCTGAAATTGAAGCCCAACTCATCCAAGCTGAAGCTCGTTTAGATCGATCTCAGGCTAATTTAGAGAAACTGCAAACCGGAACTCGACCGGAAGAAATTGATCAAGCTCAAGCTCGGTTAAATCAAGTTAAAGCCAATTTAGCTCAACTGAGAGCCGGAACTCGTCCCGAAGAAATTGCTCAAGGTCAAGCTCGTTTAAGGGAAGCTCAAGCTCGTTTAAAAGATGCTGAGTCAGGGAGTTTGAATGATGAAATTGCCCAGGCTCAAGCTCGAATTGATGCGAATAAAGCCGAATTAATATTAGCATCAGAACGAGTACAACGCTATCAAGATTTAAAAGGAGAAGGGGCAATTTCTCAGGATAAATTAGATGAATATTTACGCGATGAACGACGGTTACAAGCGGTACAAAATGAAACGGAAAAACGCTTAGAACAATTACAACAAAGTCGGCGATCGCAAATTCAACAACTACGAGCTAATGTAGAACAAGAACGCCAAGCTTTAAATCAATTAGAAAATGGCCCTCGTTCTGAAGAAATTGATCGCTCAGAAGCAGAACTCGCTGAATCTGAAAGTAAATTAAATCAGTTATTAAATGGCACTCGTTCTGAGGAAATTGCCGCCGCTAAAGCTGAAGTTGATGAAGCCAAAGGTCAAGTCAAATTTTATCAAGTGCAATTGGAAGATACGAAAGTTCGCGCTCCGTTTTCAGGAATTATTACCCAACGTTATGCCGTTGAAGGGGCGTTTGTAACTCCAGCAACTTCGGCTTCCGATGCTACTTCTGCCACCTCGACTTCTATTGTAGCCTTAGCAAAGGATTTAGAAGTTTTAGCTAAAATTCCAGAGGCGGATATTGCACAAATTAAACCGAATCAACCTGTTGAAATTATTGCCGATTCTTATCCCGATCAAGTATTTAAAGGTCGAGTTAATATTATTGCACCAGAAGCAGTAAAAGAACGGGATGTCACCTTATTTCAAGCTCGAATTATCATCGAAACCGGAAAAGATCAACTTCAGTCGGGAATGAATGTGGATTTACGCTTTATTGGGGAGAAACTTAAACAAGCGTTAGTGGTTCCCACCGTTGCTATTGTTACCAATAAAGGTCAAGCGGGGGTTTTACTTCCCGATGAAAACAATAAACCGGAATTTCACCCCGTTACTGTGGGTTCCCAAATCGGGAATCAAATTCAAGTTTTAAAAGGATTACAAACCGGAGATCGGGTTTTTATTGAGTTACCCAAGGGACAAAAATTAGAGGATATTTTCAAAGGTAAAATCAATAAGTAG
- a CDS encoding Uma2 family endonuclease, with protein sequence MAIATVTETETFSLEDFMANPPDHQEWVDGQLLESTGITIKHSRIQSRLSFYWGNYIDQSQQGGEILTSLPCRTLKQGRRPDVSYLTAELLTEFGAFPTLPQSPPLLAEIVSPSDAAENLFAKASEYLESGCQEVWLVFPENHRVLIITENQTLAFKSGDIINTQIILLGFSLEINQLFG encoded by the coding sequence ATGGCGATCGCAACTGTCACAGAAACAGAAACCTTTTCCCTAGAAGATTTTATGGCGAATCCTCCCGATCATCAAGAGTGGGTGGATGGACAACTCCTGGAGTCAACCGGAATCACAATCAAACATAGTCGAATTCAATCCAGGTTATCTTTCTATTGGGGAAATTATATCGATCAATCGCAACAAGGAGGCGAAATTTTAACTTCTCTTCCCTGTCGCACCTTAAAACAAGGGCGACGTCCTGATGTGTCCTATCTCACAGCCGAATTATTAACAGAATTTGGCGCGTTTCCCACCTTACCCCAAAGTCCCCCACTCCTAGCTGAAATTGTGTCTCCCAGTGATGCGGCGGAGAATTTATTTGCTAAAGCCAGTGAATATTTAGAGTCCGGTTGTCAGGAAGTTTGGTTAGTGTTTCCAGAGAATCATCGCGTTTTAATTATTACAGAAAATCAAACCTTAGCGTTTAAATCCGGCGATATTATTAATACACAAATTATTTTATTAGGATTTAGTCTTGAAATTAATCAATTATTCGGTTAA
- a CDS encoding NADP-dependent isocitrate dehydrogenase, translated as MYQKITPPTTGEKVTFKNGEPIVPNNPIIPFIRGDGTGIDLWPATEKVLDAAIAASYGGQRQISWFKVYAGDEACELYGTYQYLPEDTTTAIREYGVAIKGPLTTPIGGGIRSLNVALRQIHDLYACVRPCKYYTGTPSPHKTPEKLDVIIYRENTEDIYLGIEWRQGTEIAEKLIHFLNTELIPATPEHGKKQIRLDSGIGIKPISKTGSQRLVRRAIFQALRLPKNKQMVTLVHKGNIMKYTEGAFRDWGYELTTTEFRNECVTERESWILGNKEKNPDLSLEDNAKMIEPGYDSLTPEKKAEICQEVEGVLNAIWETHGEGKWKEKIMVNDRIADSIFQQIQTRPDEYSILATMNLNGDYLSDAAAAMVGGLGMGPGANIGDECAIFEATHGTAPKHAGLDRVNPGSLILSGVMMLEYMGWQEAADLIKKGLSGAIANQEVTYDLARLMEPPVAPLKCSEFADAIIKHFDD; from the coding sequence ATGTACCAGAAAATTACTCCACCCACCACAGGCGAGAAAGTTACCTTCAAAAACGGCGAACCCATTGTCCCTAACAATCCGATTATTCCTTTTATCAGGGGAGATGGTACAGGGATTGACCTGTGGCCAGCAACGGAGAAAGTGTTGGACGCGGCTATTGCAGCATCCTACGGAGGTCAGCGTCAAATTAGTTGGTTTAAAGTCTACGCCGGAGACGAAGCCTGCGAACTCTACGGCACTTATCAATATTTACCCGAAGACACCACCACCGCCATCAGGGAATATGGGGTTGCGATTAAAGGGCCGTTAACCACGCCTATTGGGGGCGGAATTCGGTCTTTGAATGTGGCTTTACGACAAATTCATGATCTGTATGCCTGTGTTCGTCCCTGTAAATATTATACCGGAACTCCTTCCCCCCACAAAACTCCTGAAAAATTAGACGTGATTATCTATCGGGAAAATACCGAAGATATTTATTTAGGAATTGAATGGCGTCAGGGAACAGAAATCGCTGAAAAATTAATTCATTTTCTGAATACTGAGTTAATTCCGGCGACTCCTGAACATGGGAAAAAACAAATTCGCCTCGATTCTGGAATTGGGATTAAACCGATTAGTAAAACAGGTTCTCAACGGTTAGTTCGTCGTGCCATTTTTCAAGCTTTGCGTCTGCCTAAAAATAAACAAATGGTGACGCTGGTGCATAAAGGCAATATTATGAAATACACCGAGGGAGCTTTCCGAGATTGGGGTTATGAACTGACAACAACGGAATTCCGCAACGAATGTGTTACCGAACGGGAATCTTGGATTTTAGGGAATAAAGAAAAGAATCCCGATCTTTCTTTAGAAGATAATGCCAAGATGATTGAACCGGGTTATGATTCCCTAACGCCTGAGAAAAAAGCCGAAATTTGTCAAGAAGTGGAAGGGGTTCTCAACGCTATTTGGGAAACTCATGGTGAGGGGAAATGGAAGGAAAAAATTATGGTCAATGACCGGATTGCTGATAGTATTTTCCAACAAATTCAAACTCGTCCTGATGAATATTCTATCCTGGCTACCATGAATTTAAACGGGGATTATTTATCGGATGCTGCTGCTGCTATGGTCGGAGGTTTAGGCATGGGGCCAGGAGCAAATATTGGGGATGAATGTGCGATTTTTGAAGCCACTCATGGGACTGCACCTAAACACGCGGGATTAGACCGAGTTAACCCTGGTTCTCTGATTTTATCGGGGGTGATGATGTTAGAATATATGGGTTGGCAAGAAGCGGCAGACTTAATTAAAAAAGGGTTAAGTGGTGCGATCGCCAATCAAGAAGTCACTTATGATTTAGCCCGATTAATGGAGCCTCCCGTTGCACCGTTGAAATGTTCAGAATTTGCCGATGCTATTATTAAGCATTTTGATGATTAA
- a CDS encoding peptidoglycan-binding protein — MSNPQIRKRTVLNFIGIVFCLAAIVATLIATGDSAISTRNILSNKTLEKTAEIKAIPVTLQSKPEQAVLTFNSQGKDIIDLQTQLKKRGYYLGALDGIYGEGTQEAVYNFQLSMGLETTGTVDPQTREFLQLNNSTSSNDPIPVMGLTTAAVGLSPDLQTIVDRGELIVAVLGIDVAPFFAKNQQGDLIGLDIKIAQDLATALGVSLKFNRTAKTFNDVVDIVDLREADLAISKLSQTLARAKKVLFSSPYLTLRHGLLINRLQLAKASKGKDTVDFLKNFEGKIGVIKGSSYVGFTQEKFPQAQIVEFTTWEDVISAAMRGDVLAAYRDELEVKKIIFNQPNVALNFKTVALTDTQDPISIAFPWSSRHLFEFVNLYLGLNKVNYTVDSLIEEYSDTFGKPQKTKHQ; from the coding sequence ATGTCAAATCCTCAAATTAGGAAACGGACAGTCCTCAATTTCATCGGGATTGTTTTTTGTTTAGCAGCTATTGTAGCGACCCTGATAGCAACGGGAGATTCTGCAATTTCAACCCGCAACATTTTATCGAATAAAACCCTAGAAAAAACTGCTGAAATCAAGGCAATACCTGTCACTTTGCAATCGAAACCGGAGCAAGCTGTACTTACTTTTAACAGTCAGGGAAAGGACATTATCGACTTACAAACTCAATTAAAAAAACGAGGATATTATCTCGGTGCATTGGATGGAATTTATGGAGAAGGGACACAAGAGGCTGTTTATAATTTTCAACTCAGTATGGGCTTAGAGACAACGGGGACAGTTGATCCTCAAACCAGAGAATTCCTCCAACTCAATAATAGCACCAGTAGCAATGATCCTATACCCGTTATGGGATTAACAACTGCTGCTGTTGGTTTGTCGCCCGACCTGCAAACCATTGTAGATCGAGGGGAGTTAATTGTTGCGGTTCTCGGAATTGATGTTGCGCCATTTTTTGCTAAAAATCAACAGGGTGATTTAATCGGGTTAGATATTAAAATAGCTCAAGATTTAGCAACGGCTTTAGGCGTTTCTCTTAAATTCAATCGCACTGCTAAAACCTTTAATGATGTAGTAGATATTGTGGATTTGCGAGAAGCCGATTTAGCAATTTCTAAATTAAGTCAAACCTTAGCTAGAGCTAAAAAAGTTTTATTTTCTAGTCCCTATTTAACCTTAAGGCATGGTCTATTAATCAATCGTTTACAATTGGCAAAAGCTTCTAAAGGAAAAGATACTGTTGATTTTTTAAAGAACTTTGAAGGAAAAATTGGGGTAATTAAAGGATCATCCTATGTAGGATTTACCCAAGAAAAATTTCCCCAGGCTCAAATTGTTGAATTCACTACTTGGGAGGATGTGATTTCAGCCGCGATGCGTGGGGATGTTTTAGCCGCTTATCGGGATGAGTTAGAAGTGAAAAAAATTATTTTCAATCAACCTAATGTCGCCTTGAATTTTAAAACTGTTGCTCTAACCGATACTCAAGATCCGATTTCTATTGCCTTTCCTTGGTCAAGTAGACATCTTTTTGAATTTGTTAATCTCTATTTAGGCTTAAACAAAGTTAACTATACTGTGGATAGTCTGATTGAAGAATATTCTGATACTTTTGGAAAACCCCAAAAAACAAAACACCAATAA
- a CDS encoding nucleotide-binding protein — protein sequence MIKIVVNATKGGVGKTTVATNIALLLAQQNKRVWALDLAGRSRMARFLQSTSYFNNSTNKIDIRETEPLPDSFSGASDYDFLVADTDDYYEVPATVVTQRSWRLIIPIVPDDQVGVEDIVEETASLLNFGLVANLVPRARIVVNNRHHNDNYEQLYQQVYKQVEAAAIDEFLSNQWLPFVNLSPFDFTSDEVFSKTLHSVLSELGI from the coding sequence GTGATCAAGATAGTCGTCAATGCAACTAAGGGCGGAGTAGGAAAAACAACAGTAGCAACGAATATTGCTCTACTGCTTGCCCAGCAAAACAAACGTGTTTGGGCTTTAGATCTTGCAGGGAGAAGCCGCATGGCAAGGTTTTTGCAATCTACCAGTTACTTCAATAACAGTACCAATAAAATCGATATTCGAGAAACAGAGCCTTTACCCGATTCTTTTTCAGGAGCATCAGATTACGATTTTCTAGTTGCTGATACTGATGACTACTACGAAGTTCCTGCTACTGTTGTAACACAACGAAGTTGGCGATTGATCATTCCAATTGTACCTGATGATCAGGTTGGGGTAGAAGATATAGTAGAGGAAACTGCATCCCTTTTAAATTTTGGTCTTGTAGCTAACTTGGTTCCAAGAGCAAGAATTGTAGTAAATAATCGCCATCATAATGATAATTATGAACAACTTTACCAGCAAGTATATAAACAAGTTGAGGCTGCTGCTATTGATGAATTTTTGTCAAATCAATGGTTGCCATTTGTAAATTTATCTCCGTTCGATTTTACATCTGATGAAGTTTTCTCAAAAACTTTGCATTCTGTTCTCTCTGAACTTGGGATTTAA